One Micromonospora craniellae genomic region harbors:
- the cas6e gene encoding type I-E CRISPR-associated protein Cas6/Cse3/CasE encodes MYLTRFQINPARRNARKLLSSAHAMHGAVRAAFPVVEDYERAGSRTLWRLDTTGTTSVHLYVVSPGRPDLTHLVEQAGWPTIGDAWVTRDYEGLLASLGAGQSWAFRLTANPTHSGRRTADAKDTQRFGYLRESEQVEWLTSRAQRHGFTVATQHDGRANLSLHRRQTQSFKRAMGTVTLTTATYDGVLQVTDTDAFRRTLVRGIGPAKAYGCGLLTLAPAQTGP; translated from the coding sequence ATGTACCTCACCCGATTCCAGATCAACCCGGCGCGTCGCAACGCGCGCAAGTTGCTCTCCTCCGCGCATGCCATGCACGGCGCGGTCCGTGCCGCGTTTCCGGTCGTCGAGGACTACGAGCGTGCCGGCAGCCGGACCCTGTGGCGTCTCGACACCACCGGCACGACAAGCGTCCACCTCTATGTTGTCAGTCCCGGCCGGCCCGATCTCACCCATCTGGTCGAGCAGGCCGGCTGGCCCACCATCGGTGATGCCTGGGTGACCCGGGACTATGAGGGGCTGCTCGCCTCGCTGGGCGCGGGCCAGAGCTGGGCGTTCCGGCTCACCGCGAACCCGACGCACAGCGGACGCAGAACCGCCGACGCCAAGGACACCCAGCGCTTCGGCTACCTGCGGGAGTCGGAGCAGGTCGAGTGGCTGACCAGCCGGGCGCAGCGGCACGGCTTCACGGTGGCGACGCAGCACGACGGTCGGGCCAACCTGAGTCTGCACCGACGGCAGACGCAGTCCTTCAAGCGCGCGATGGGCACCGTGACACTCACCACGGCAACCTACGACGGCGTTCTCCAGGTGACCGACACGGATGCCTTCCGCCGTACGTTGGTCCGTGGCATCGGACCCGCCAAGGCGTACGGCTGCGGGCTGTTGACCCTGGCGCCCGCCCAGACCGGCCCGTGA
- the cas7e gene encoding type I-E CRISPR-associated protein Cas7/Cse4/CasC — protein MIIELHLLQSFPVSNLNRDDVGQPKTATFGGQVRGRISSQSLKRAARLLFNRYGLRPDETGVRTKRLVEQAAGLLKDEHQRDFEEAVAVASSGLLALGFGLDKRRKTLSEYLLFVGTEAATLLAEYCERDWDRLAADAVGRAKAAEKKKADATEEKTSKVKPDKATLDAAARILDASRVVDIALFGRMIADNKDFNVSAASQVAHAISTHAVVNEYDYYTAVDDLQPQDESGADMIGTVDFNSACYYRYANLHLDQLASNLSGDTELVGRATRAWLEAFIDAVPSGKQNSTAALTPPETLLVVVRDRSAWNLANAFLKPVTGNDLMVTSTQQLFGHFNRLRRFYGEDDLRAVVAASITADVAGLDEREVAPSRYELVARVLAATKG, from the coding sequence GTGATCATCGAGTTGCACCTGCTCCAGTCCTTCCCGGTGAGCAACCTCAACCGCGACGACGTCGGACAACCGAAGACGGCCACTTTCGGCGGCCAGGTTCGCGGTCGAATTTCGAGCCAGTCGCTCAAGCGCGCCGCCCGGCTGCTCTTCAACCGCTACGGGCTGAGGCCCGACGAGACCGGGGTGCGCACCAAGCGACTCGTGGAGCAGGCCGCTGGGCTGCTCAAGGACGAGCACCAGCGCGATTTTGAGGAAGCCGTCGCGGTGGCCTCGTCGGGACTGCTCGCCCTCGGCTTCGGGCTCGACAAGCGGCGCAAGACGCTGAGCGAGTATCTCCTCTTCGTCGGCACCGAAGCGGCCACGCTGCTCGCCGAGTACTGCGAGCGCGACTGGGACCGGCTGGCCGCCGACGCGGTGGGCCGGGCGAAGGCGGCCGAGAAGAAGAAGGCCGATGCCACCGAGGAGAAGACGAGCAAGGTCAAGCCGGACAAGGCGACGCTTGATGCAGCAGCCCGGATCCTGGACGCCAGTCGTGTCGTGGACATCGCGCTCTTCGGCCGCATGATCGCGGACAACAAGGACTTCAACGTCAGTGCGGCCTCCCAGGTCGCGCACGCGATCTCGACCCACGCCGTGGTCAACGAGTACGACTACTACACCGCCGTCGACGACCTCCAGCCGCAGGACGAGTCAGGAGCCGACATGATCGGCACGGTCGACTTCAACTCCGCCTGCTACTACCGCTACGCCAACCTGCACCTCGACCAGCTCGCCAGCAATCTGAGCGGCGACACCGAACTGGTGGGACGAGCGACGAGGGCCTGGTTGGAGGCGTTCATCGACGCCGTGCCGAGCGGCAAGCAGAACTCGACGGCGGCCCTGACTCCGCCGGAGACGCTGCTGGTGGTCGTGCGGGACAGGAGCGCCTGGAACCTGGCGAACGCCTTCCTCAAGCCGGTCACCGGCAACGACCTGATGGTGACCTCCACCCAACAGCTCTTCGGCCACTTCAATCGGCTACGCCGGTTCTACGGCGAGGACGACCTCCGAGCGGTGGTGGCCGCTTCGATCACGGCGGACGTGGCGGGGCTCGACGAGAGAGAGGTCGCACCCAGCCGGTACGAACTGGTGGCCCGGGTGCTGGCCGCGACGAAGGGCTGA
- a CDS encoding HNH endonuclease, translating into MPTAADYLAVTPFAARAQWRSIVVRPWAVEGRRQVAFTPVETLLCLAASLLVEHRRYGGSTAHRAEEPVPSLAQLFKRPNSSILAKMANLDGSRRNGARHEVEVAARLLGGQDELASVYRIIVRAARDVGVTAEDLPDFLYLEHDDAPLILLGQDELRTSDIVDAVQTEHPGITDQVTELLLIAAARVGQHRFARDVLRNHGHRCVFCGLSVTVDDRRAPRMLVASHIKPWRDSGPRERLDVANGLTACPTHDVAFDTGLLTVNGGLRIHIHTDLHRKIDTDPALHAAFGRPPLAERLLLPADALPPQRAYLDWHRTHVYRHARTT; encoded by the coding sequence ATGCCTACGGCGGCGGACTATCTCGCGGTCACCCCGTTCGCGGCCCGTGCCCAATGGCGCTCGATCGTCGTACGCCCATGGGCGGTCGAGGGCCGTCGGCAGGTCGCCTTCACCCCGGTGGAGACGCTGCTGTGTTTGGCCGCGAGCCTGCTGGTCGAGCACCGCCGCTATGGCGGTTCGACCGCGCACCGTGCCGAGGAGCCGGTCCCCAGCCTGGCCCAGCTGTTCAAACGTCCCAACAGCAGCATCCTGGCGAAGATGGCCAATCTCGATGGCAGCCGCCGCAACGGCGCCCGACACGAGGTGGAGGTCGCCGCCCGCCTGCTCGGCGGTCAGGACGAGCTGGCATCCGTGTATCGGATCATCGTGCGAGCGGCCCGCGATGTCGGCGTCACGGCCGAGGACCTGCCCGATTTTCTGTACCTGGAGCATGACGACGCGCCGCTGATCCTGCTCGGCCAGGACGAGTTGAGGACCAGTGACATTGTCGACGCTGTCCAGACGGAGCACCCTGGCATCACCGACCAGGTGACCGAACTGCTCCTGATCGCCGCAGCGCGTGTCGGGCAGCATCGTTTCGCCCGCGACGTGCTGCGCAATCACGGCCACCGTTGCGTGTTCTGCGGCCTGTCAGTGACCGTCGACGACCGACGGGCACCGCGGATGCTCGTCGCCTCTCACATCAAGCCGTGGCGGGACAGCGGCCCGCGCGAACGCCTCGACGTCGCCAACGGCCTCACTGCCTGCCCGACACACGACGTCGCGTTCGACACTGGTCTGCTCACCGTCAACGGCGGACTACGCATCCACATCCACACCGACCTGCACCGCAAGATCGACACCGACCCAGCCCTACACGCCGCGTTCGGCCGGCCACCCCTGGCCGAACGCCTCCTCCTGCCCGCTGACGCCCTGCCACCCCAGCGCGCCTACCTCGACTGGCACCGAACCCACGTATACCGCCACGCACGAACGACTTGA
- the cas6e gene encoding type I-E CRISPR-associated protein Cas6/Cse3/CasE: MYLSKLTVNVYSRDFRRDHADLRQMHRTVMSGWPDLADEGPARQSQAVLWRLDTVHRGFVQYVQSNSKPDWSRLTADYLTEPAQVRSLQPLLDAITPGRRFAFRLVGNPTRSVIRPATATQSPVEGGKRPRGKRIARHKPEEQIEWLIRKGNQHGFVVPTAHNGQPDVSPSPCLPQAGQARPGDRGPITVMPVRFEGHLIVTDADAFRTAVRQGIGHGKAYGCGLISLAPARTP; the protein is encoded by the coding sequence GTGTACCTCAGCAAGCTGACGGTCAACGTGTACTCGCGTGACTTCCGCCGCGACCACGCCGACCTTCGACAGATGCACCGGACCGTCATGTCCGGTTGGCCGGACCTGGCCGACGAAGGACCCGCCCGGCAGTCCCAAGCCGTGCTGTGGCGGCTCGACACCGTCCACCGCGGCTTCGTGCAGTACGTGCAGAGCAACTCCAAGCCCGACTGGAGCCGCCTGACCGCCGACTACCTCACCGAGCCCGCCCAGGTACGCAGCCTGCAACCGCTCCTCGACGCCATCACCCCGGGACGACGATTCGCCTTCCGGCTGGTGGGCAACCCGACCCGCAGCGTCATCCGGCCCGCCACCGCTACACAGTCACCGGTCGAGGGCGGCAAGCGTCCCCGGGGCAAGCGGATCGCCCGGCACAAGCCGGAAGAGCAGATCGAATGGCTGATCCGGAAGGGGAACCAGCACGGTTTCGTCGTGCCGACCGCGCACAACGGTCAGCCGGACGTATCACCGTCACCGTGCCTTCCACAGGCAGGCCAAGCCCGTCCGGGCGATCGAGGACCGATCACCGTGATGCCCGTACGGTTCGAGGGCCATTTGATCGTCACGGACGCGGACGCCTTTCGTACGGCGGTTCGGCAGGGCATCGGTCACGGGAAGGCGTACGGGTGCGGTCTGATCAGCCTCGCCCCCGCCCGTACGCCCTGA
- the cas3 gene encoding CRISPR-associated helicase Cas3': MAAVPLSGEQVDVRAFWGKAGAAKQGEETVPHPLICHTLDTAAVAELLYERLLSAACRAELDVAFAPLGGHTATWVGLFCGVHDLGKLSPAFQALRADVAARLLPPEAVVQTDRLSRIRARGGRTDTLHGILTCHHVRQLLIEWGAEPATARTVAQAIGGHHGSFFSDSVLLDAEVAVPDHGGRRWARWAEELFCRTAELLGLPDPRTVGWSQVQLGIGGAVALAGLTTVSDWIASGSIRKATHAGSDVDLVAYLRLARERAVEQVVHRLGWSAWQPAGDLGFVALYGQQPRPLQRACERMLSTKHRPGILIVEAPTGEGKTKIALQATFGLVDRLRLAGFFVAMPTRATSNQVFDEVDALVAGVDPTLSVKLLHGTAAEHLADRRARTARSEPIAAEHVGTDDPAGAQDAAVREWFTRLKALLAPLAVGTVDRILQGGIRSSWAPVPLVGLSNRVLILDEVHGYQVYMSTILDRILWWMGRLGVPVILLSATLPRVRREALLRHWYAGVRRSRPEEVEVSLPALTYPHALWLDDRGVPEVVQAEASDTNADRRIALLQLTDADLIEWVLRQARVGRGVAVVHNLVRRVDHTVAMLEEATNGLPDSKRPQIVALTGQLTAAVRATVEQELRERFGRDGSRAPQGGFVVVATQVLEQSLDLDFDAMVSDPAPVDSLIQRAGRLHRFRKIDPQSPPTLAVVGVTENDAGPTWPLYTTNIYQDAVLLRTWALLRGRQELRMPDDVPDMVDAVYSEPDRIVYPAGWQTRWHRAQQKLDRAQRADHDMAKALYLPPPTVPDALRELTRHPRHSGHTRKPDGRSRRDG, translated from the coding sequence GTGGCCGCTGTGCCTCTGAGTGGTGAGCAGGTGGACGTCCGTGCCTTCTGGGGCAAGGCCGGCGCGGCCAAACAGGGCGAGGAAACCGTTCCGCACCCCCTGATCTGCCACACGCTCGACACCGCCGCCGTCGCTGAACTGCTCTACGAACGGCTGCTCAGCGCCGCCTGCCGCGCGGAACTCGACGTCGCCTTCGCCCCGCTCGGCGGTCATACCGCCACCTGGGTCGGCCTGTTCTGCGGGGTGCACGATCTCGGCAAGCTCTCGCCCGCCTTCCAGGCGTTGCGGGCCGATGTCGCCGCAAGGCTGCTCCCGCCGGAGGCGGTCGTACAGACCGACCGGCTGAGCCGGATCAGGGCCCGGGGCGGACGGACCGACACCCTGCACGGGATCCTGACCTGCCACCATGTCCGGCAGCTTCTGATCGAGTGGGGAGCCGAGCCCGCGACGGCCCGGACGGTGGCGCAGGCGATCGGCGGGCATCACGGCAGCTTCTTCTCCGACAGTGTGCTGCTCGACGCCGAGGTGGCCGTGCCGGATCACGGCGGGCGGCGATGGGCGCGTTGGGCCGAGGAGTTGTTCTGCCGTACCGCCGAGTTGCTGGGGTTGCCTGATCCCCGCACGGTCGGCTGGTCGCAGGTGCAGCTCGGGATCGGCGGCGCGGTCGCGCTTGCCGGGTTGACCACGGTCAGCGACTGGATCGCCTCCGGATCGATCCGTAAGGCCACCCACGCCGGCAGCGATGTCGACCTGGTGGCCTATCTCCGGCTCGCCCGGGAGCGTGCCGTCGAGCAGGTCGTCCACCGGCTCGGATGGTCCGCGTGGCAGCCGGCGGGTGATCTCGGTTTCGTCGCGCTCTATGGGCAGCAGCCTCGTCCGCTGCAACGGGCCTGCGAGCGAATGCTTAGCACCAAGCATCGTCCGGGGATTCTGATCGTCGAGGCTCCAACGGGAGAGGGCAAGACGAAGATCGCGCTCCAGGCGACCTTCGGTCTGGTCGACCGGCTCAGGCTCGCCGGGTTCTTTGTCGCCATGCCCACCCGGGCCACCAGCAACCAGGTGTTCGACGAGGTCGACGCGCTGGTGGCGGGCGTCGACCCGACGTTGTCGGTGAAGCTGCTGCACGGCACCGCTGCCGAGCACCTGGCCGACCGGCGCGCTCGGACGGCCCGGTCGGAACCGATCGCGGCGGAGCATGTCGGCACCGACGATCCTGCCGGCGCTCAGGACGCCGCCGTGCGGGAGTGGTTCACCCGGCTGAAGGCGCTACTCGCCCCGCTGGCCGTGGGCACCGTGGACCGCATCCTGCAAGGGGGCATCCGGTCCTCGTGGGCTCCGGTGCCGCTGGTCGGGCTCTCCAACCGGGTGCTGATCCTCGACGAGGTCCACGGCTATCAGGTGTACATGTCGACGATCCTGGACCGCATCCTGTGGTGGATGGGCCGGCTCGGGGTGCCGGTGATTCTGCTGTCCGCGACCCTGCCCCGGGTCCGCCGGGAGGCCCTGCTCCGCCACTGGTACGCCGGTGTCCGGCGGTCACGTCCCGAGGAGGTGGAGGTGAGCCTGCCCGCGCTGACCTACCCGCATGCGCTCTGGCTTGACGACCGGGGCGTCCCCGAGGTCGTGCAGGCGGAAGCCTCCGACACCAACGCGGATCGGCGCATCGCGTTGCTCCAGCTCACCGACGCCGACCTCATCGAGTGGGTGCTGCGGCAGGCGCGTGTAGGACGGGGCGTCGCCGTGGTGCACAACCTCGTGCGGCGGGTCGACCACACGGTGGCGATGCTCGAAGAGGCGACGAACGGGCTGCCCGATTCGAAGCGACCGCAGATCGTGGCGTTGACCGGTCAGTTGACGGCGGCGGTGCGCGCCACGGTGGAGCAGGAGTTGCGCGAGCGGTTCGGCCGGGACGGCAGTCGGGCACCGCAGGGGGGGTTCGTCGTCGTCGCGACCCAGGTGCTGGAGCAGAGCCTCGACCTGGACTTCGACGCGATGGTGAGTGATCCGGCGCCGGTCGACAGCCTGATCCAGCGGGCCGGGCGGCTGCACCGATTCCGGAAGATCGATCCTCAGTCACCGCCGACCCTCGCGGTGGTGGGGGTGACCGAGAACGATGCGGGCCCCACCTGGCCGCTGTACACCACGAACATCTATCAGGATGCGGTTCTGCTGCGGACCTGGGCCCTGCTGCGTGGTCGGCAGGAGCTGCGGATGCCCGACGACGTGCCGGACATGGTGGACGCCGTCTATTCGGAGCCGGACCGGATCGTGTACCCGGCCGGCTGGCAGACTCGATGGCACCGCGCGCAACAGAAGCTCGACCGGGCGCAACGCGCCGACCACGACATGGCCAAGGCCCTCTATCTCCCGCCCCCGACGGTGCCGGACGCGCTCCGTGAACTCACCCGACACCCACGCCACAGCGGTCACACCCGTAAGCCGGACGGACGGAGCCGCCGCGATGGATGA
- the cas2e gene encoding type I-E CRISPR-associated endoribonuclease Cas2e: MTVVILTACPEGLRGHLTQWLLEISAGVYVGHVNSRIRDRLWAKVVEMAGPGRALLVYEQPGEQRLGFHVHDHHWQPVDLDGIALIRRPTDRATYNPALPRGWSKAAKRRRFGRRNSGGPVGTDRSRGETDS, encoded by the coding sequence ATGACCGTCGTCATCCTCACCGCCTGCCCGGAGGGGCTGCGCGGACACCTGACACAGTGGTTGCTGGAAATATCGGCAGGCGTCTACGTGGGGCACGTCAACAGTCGGATTCGGGACCGGTTGTGGGCGAAGGTCGTCGAGATGGCTGGGCCGGGCCGGGCGCTGCTCGTCTATGAACAGCCGGGTGAGCAGCGGCTGGGCTTCCATGTGCACGATCATCACTGGCAGCCCGTGGACCTCGACGGAATCGCCCTGATCCGCCGTCCCACCGATCGTGCGACGTACAACCCCGCCCTGCCCCGGGGCTGGAGCAAAGCCGCGAAACGTCGGCGCTTCGGACGCCGCAACTCGGGCGGCCCCGTGGGGACGGACCGAAGCCGTGGCGAGACGGATTCGTAA
- the cas5e gene encoding type I-E CRISPR-associated protein Cas5/CasD gives MYSIALCLDAPMQSWGTRSRGSIRDTAREPTKSGVVGLIAAALGVPRDESDCLAELSTLRMGVRVDREGILERDFHVTQNVPTTAGGGHRTALSHRYYLADALFLVVLTDADEDRLDQIQRALRAPVWPLFLGRRAFPPARPLLTNGYHDGALTGQGLTRQPLEMVLATHPWLEDRPEVRAAERRRPDRQPLRTVIDCDLTDPDAELRMDVPKSFTPDDRRYAARTVRSGTVHLTDDLITAKDLSCTSAS, from the coding sequence GTGTACTCGATCGCCCTCTGCCTCGACGCGCCGATGCAGTCCTGGGGCACCCGTTCGCGTGGCAGCATCCGGGACACCGCGCGGGAGCCGACGAAGTCCGGCGTCGTCGGGCTGATCGCCGCAGCCCTCGGTGTTCCGCGCGACGAGTCGGACTGCCTGGCCGAGCTGAGCACGCTGCGGATGGGTGTCCGGGTGGACCGAGAGGGGATCCTCGAACGCGACTTCCACGTCACCCAGAATGTGCCGACCACGGCCGGCGGCGGGCATCGTACGGCTCTCAGCCACCGCTACTATCTCGCTGATGCACTCTTCCTCGTCGTCCTCACCGATGCCGACGAGGATCGCCTCGATCAGATCCAACGGGCGCTGCGGGCGCCGGTCTGGCCACTGTTCCTCGGTCGGCGTGCCTTCCCGCCGGCCCGGCCGCTGCTCACCAACGGTTATCACGACGGGGCTCTCACGGGCCAGGGACTGACGAGGCAACCGCTGGAGATGGTCCTCGCCACTCACCCGTGGCTGGAGGACCGGCCTGAAGTCCGCGCGGCCGAGCGCAGGCGTCCCGACCGGCAACCGCTGCGTACGGTTATCGACTGCGACCTGACCGATCCGGACGCCGAACTGCGGATGGACGTTCCCAAGTCGTTCACGCCCGACGACCGGCGATACGCCGCGCGCACGGTCCGGTCCGGGACCGTGCACCTGACCGACGACCTGATCACTGCGAAGGACCTCTCGTGTACCTCAGCAAGCTGA
- the cas1e gene encoding type I-E CRISPR-associated endonuclease Cas1e encodes MKIPGVPPAELADLNRAQDRVSFIYLERCVIHRDSNAVTATDDKGVVHIPAATLGVLMLGPGTSITQQAMMLLADNGATAIWVGEQGVRYYAHGRALARSSRLLVAQATAVSHRVRRLQVARAMYRMRFPDDDTSALTMQQLRGKEGARVRRCYREHAKRTGVTWNNREYDPEDFGGSDLVNQALSAAHACLYGVVHAVIVAVGASPGLGFVHTGHDRSFVYDIADLYKAEITIPVAFDIAAGGSTDIGADTRRAVRDRVHGGALLERCVRDIRSLLLGPHPTGPIDDEGLDDEPIDEEPENGTLRLWDEGGYELASGRNYAGEVDF; translated from the coding sequence GTGAAGATCCCCGGCGTTCCACCGGCGGAACTGGCTGACCTCAACCGCGCCCAGGACCGTGTCAGCTTCATCTACCTCGAACGGTGCGTCATCCACCGCGACAGCAACGCGGTCACCGCCACCGACGACAAAGGTGTCGTCCACATCCCCGCCGCGACCCTCGGTGTGCTCATGCTGGGGCCGGGAACCAGCATCACCCAACAGGCGATGATGCTTCTCGCCGACAACGGCGCCACGGCGATCTGGGTCGGCGAGCAGGGCGTCCGCTACTACGCCCACGGACGCGCGCTCGCCCGATCCAGCCGGTTGCTCGTCGCCCAGGCCACCGCGGTATCCCACCGCGTACGGCGTCTCCAGGTGGCCAGGGCGATGTACCGGATGCGCTTTCCCGACGACGACACCAGCGCCTTGACCATGCAGCAACTTCGCGGCAAGGAAGGAGCCCGAGTACGCCGCTGCTACCGCGAGCACGCCAAGCGGACCGGCGTGACCTGGAACAACCGTGAGTACGATCCCGAGGACTTCGGCGGCAGCGACCTGGTCAACCAGGCGCTGTCGGCGGCCCACGCCTGTCTGTACGGCGTCGTGCACGCCGTCATCGTCGCCGTCGGCGCCTCACCCGGTCTGGGGTTCGTCCACACCGGTCACGACCGATCCTTCGTGTACGACATCGCCGACCTCTACAAGGCCGAGATCACCATCCCGGTCGCGTTCGACATCGCCGCCGGTGGATCGACCGACATCGGTGCGGACACCCGCCGCGCCGTCCGCGACCGGGTCCACGGCGGCGCGCTCCTCGAACGGTGCGTACGCGACATCCGGAGCCTGTTGCTCGGTCCCCATCCCACCGGACCGATCGACGACGAGGGACTTGACGACGAGCCGATCGACGAGGAGCCGGAGAACGGCACCCTCCGCCTGTGGGACGAAGGCGGCTACGAACTGGCCAGCGGGCGCAACTACGCCGGGGAGGTAGACTTCTGA
- the casB gene encoding type I-E CRISPR-associated protein Cse2/CasB: MGQRRDAFVRSLYALHYAVDSGNPHKSAEARRTLARLRRSFTGGRQEAEAYDVVFPHDPPEREQQVWLLVAGLFALHPHGTARGRGLGLAMRNLVDKRSTAARRFTQLLSVDPPALPHYLRQAIQLLRAEDVAVDFHRLLADMVDMQESAEQAHRTRLRWAREYHRPKRPTAPTDRTHTDPAEGVAAAPVNA; the protein is encoded by the coding sequence GTGGGTCAACGGCGAGACGCGTTCGTGCGCAGCCTCTACGCGCTGCACTACGCCGTCGACTCCGGCAACCCGCACAAGTCCGCCGAGGCCCGTCGTACGCTTGCCCGGTTGCGGCGGTCCTTCACCGGTGGACGGCAGGAAGCCGAGGCGTACGACGTCGTCTTCCCGCACGATCCGCCCGAGCGGGAGCAGCAGGTGTGGCTGCTCGTCGCCGGTCTCTTCGCCCTGCACCCACATGGCACGGCCCGAGGACGCGGCCTCGGCCTCGCGATGCGCAACCTGGTCGACAAGCGGTCCACAGCGGCGCGACGGTTCACCCAGCTGCTCTCGGTCGACCCGCCCGCGTTGCCGCACTACCTCCGGCAGGCCATCCAACTTCTCCGTGCCGAGGACGTCGCTGTCGACTTCCACCGGCTGCTGGCCGACATGGTGGACATGCAGGAGTCAGCGGAGCAGGCACACCGGACCCGGTTGCGCTGGGCCAGGGAGTACCACCGGCCCAAGCGTCCCACCGCACCCACCGACCGCACCCACACCGACCCGGCCGAAGGCGTCGCTGCCGCGCCGGTCAACGCGTAG
- the casA gene encoding type I-E CRISPR-associated protein Cse1/CasA, giving the protein MTTRTGEPVRFNLTTQPWVPVLWMDGTHEDVDLVTLLTEAHEIRRILGQSPPMTAALHRLVLALMHRVYGPADDDEWEGLWRAKQLPRPKLHADRFELFDAVQPFLQCPAVAGVPASSAAKLVSYRAVGNNTTLFDHTTAQAEVRLTPAEAARWLVTLQAYDPGGMKTPYAKDKSSQAAPVNGLGMVLVEGSTLKETLLLNLVPYRPGESPRTTDLDDRPAWEAPPPDPEPARRHPKGWTDLLTWPSRRVWLVPRRVDGQTYVDRVVITPGTRLSGELEDHEWMAAHRRPRIREARTTRRGTTTPKYGPWYAVRLQEHRGVWRFSQEMLLAPVASEDRHWQRPLALDHVAAMVVKDVIPRKAVYTLRVFGQQLDSKGSVVQQTMEETVAAPVALLRSDHQVAGVIIGRSIELANQVGSALNQMERQYRAEFRSTASVGLDLTYWPLLSGPFDAFLHTLAEALDAEISPRPSTDGWEHAVRRIASEAAERWAERALRHGRSLDVASQCYEQFLDQLDHDIRPRYRGYLARYVE; this is encoded by the coding sequence ATGACGACCAGGACGGGTGAGCCGGTGCGTTTCAACCTGACCACGCAACCGTGGGTGCCGGTGCTGTGGATGGACGGCACGCACGAGGACGTCGACCTCGTGACCCTGTTGACGGAGGCGCACGAGATCCGCCGCATCCTCGGCCAGAGTCCGCCGATGACGGCCGCCCTGCACCGACTCGTCCTGGCACTGATGCACCGGGTCTACGGCCCGGCCGACGACGATGAATGGGAAGGGCTGTGGCGGGCGAAGCAGTTGCCCAGACCCAAGCTGCACGCCGACCGATTCGAGCTGTTCGACGCCGTCCAGCCGTTCCTCCAGTGCCCGGCGGTGGCCGGTGTCCCGGCGTCCAGCGCGGCGAAGCTGGTGTCCTACCGGGCGGTCGGCAACAACACCACCCTCTTCGACCACACCACCGCGCAGGCCGAGGTGCGCCTGACGCCCGCCGAGGCCGCGCGGTGGCTGGTAACCCTCCAGGCGTACGACCCGGGCGGCATGAAGACCCCGTATGCGAAGGACAAGTCCTCCCAGGCCGCCCCGGTCAACGGCCTGGGAATGGTCCTGGTGGAGGGAAGCACGCTCAAGGAGACGCTGCTGCTCAACCTCGTGCCGTACCGGCCGGGTGAGAGCCCCCGGACGACCGACCTGGACGACCGTCCGGCGTGGGAGGCACCGCCGCCCGACCCAGAGCCAGCGCGGCGACACCCGAAGGGCTGGACCGACCTGCTCACCTGGCCGTCACGCCGAGTGTGGCTGGTGCCTCGGCGGGTCGACGGCCAGACGTACGTCGACCGGGTGGTGATCACCCCCGGTACCCGGCTCTCCGGTGAGCTGGAAGATCACGAGTGGATGGCCGCCCACCGCCGACCGAGGATCAGAGAAGCCCGCACCACCAGGAGGGGCACTACCACACCCAAGTACGGCCCCTGGTACGCTGTACGGCTCCAGGAGCACCGGGGGGTGTGGCGGTTCAGCCAGGAGATGCTGCTCGCCCCGGTTGCCTCCGAGGATCGGCACTGGCAGCGGCCACTAGCCCTCGATCATGTCGCCGCGATGGTCGTGAAGGACGTGATCCCTCGGAAGGCCGTCTACACCCTGCGGGTCTTCGGGCAGCAGCTCGACAGCAAGGGTTCGGTCGTGCAGCAGACCATGGAGGAGACGGTCGCGGCCCCGGTCGCGCTGTTGCGCTCCGACCATCAGGTGGCCGGCGTGATTATCGGACGCAGTATCGAACTGGCCAACCAGGTCGGCAGCGCGCTCAACCAGATGGAGCGGCAGTACCGTGCGGAGTTCAGGTCGACCGCGTCCGTCGGTCTCGACCTGACGTACTGGCCACTGCTCTCCGGGCCCTTCGACGCCTTCTTGCACACCCTCGCCGAAGCGTTGGACGCGGAGATCAGCCCGCGCCCGTCCACCGACGGTTGGGAGCACGCGGTCAGGCGGATCGCCTCCGAGGCCGCCGAGCGGTGGGCCGAGCGCGCACTGCGACACGGTCGCAGTCTCGACGTCGCCAGCCAGTGCTACGAGCAGTTCCTCGACCAACTCGACCACGACATCCGCCCCAGATACCGCGGCTACCTCGCCCGCTACGTCGAGTAG